The Falco cherrug isolate bFalChe1 chromosome 6, bFalChe1.pri, whole genome shotgun sequence genome window below encodes:
- the ATL2 gene encoding atlastin-2 isoform X1, whose product MAERDAARRAGPARRRPDPAGKHYEEEEEEDALPDSDALPDSDDDEVDLDKPRPIQIVLAHEDDHNFELDEEALEKILLQEHIKDLNIVVVSVAGAFRKGKSFLLDFMLRYMYNRTSPCWIGGNTEPLTGFTWRGGCERETTGIQIWSEVFVIDKPNGTKVAVLLMDTQGAFDSQSTIKDCATVFALSTMTSSVQVYNLSQNIQEDDLQHLQLFTEYGRLAMEEIYQKPFQTLMFLIRDWSYPYEHAYGLEGGKKFLEKRLQVKQNQHEELQNVRKHIHSCFSNLGCFLLPHPGLKVATNPNFDGRLNDIDEDFKKELRNLVPLLLAPENLVEKEISGSKVTCRDLVEYFKAYIKIYQGEELPHPKSMLQATAEANNLAAVAGAKDLYSKGMEQVCGGDKPYIAPSDLERKHQDFRESAVRQFRSVKKMGGEEFCRRYQEQLEVEIDEIYANFVKHNDGKNIFYAARTPATLFAVMFAMYITSGLTGFLGMNSIATLCNLVLGMALISFCTWAYVKYSGEFREVGTAIDQIAEAIWEQRNPRKVLKPMSDNLMEDHMRQSVKNSIKAGLTEQVSHHARLKTD is encoded by the exons ATGGCGGAGAGGGACGCGGCGCGGcgcgcggggccggcccgccGGCGGCCTGACCCGGCAG GTAAGCATtatgaggaagaggaggaggaggatgctctACCTGACTCAGATGCCCTGCCAGACTCTGACGACGATGAGGTGGATTTGGATAAGCCACGCCCCATACAGATTGTTCTTGCTCATGAAGATGACCATAACTTTGAATTAGATGAAGAAGCATTGGAAAAAATCTTGCTTCAGGAACACATCAAAGATCTTAACATAGTAGTTGTGTCTGTAGCAGGAGCTTTCCGCAAAGGAAAATCTTTTCTGCTGGACTTCATGCTTAGATACATGTATAACAGG ACTTCTCCTTGCTGGATAGGTGGAAACACTGAGCCATTGACTGGGTTTACATGGAGGGGTGGATGTGAACGGGAAACCACTGGCATTCAGATTTGGAGTGAAGTGTTTGTAATTGATAAACCCAATGGGACAAAG GTTGCTGTACTACTCATGGATACCCAAGGTGCCTTTGATAGCCAATCCACTATCAAAGACTGTGCAACGGTTTTTGCTCTCAGCACCATGACAAGCTCTGTCCAG GTATATAACTTGTCCCAGAATATTCAGGAAGATGACCTTCAACATTTGCAA TTGTTTACAGAATATGGACGACTAGCTATGGAAGAAATTTACCAAAAGCCGTTTCAG ACACTAATGTTCTTAATCAGAGATTGGAGTTATCCTTATGAACATGCATATGGcttggaaggaggaaaaaagttccTAGAGAAAAGATTGCAG gtaaagcaaaaccaacatgAAGAGCTACAGAATGTACGGAAGCATATTCACTCCTGTTTCAGTAATCTTGGCTGTTTCCTGTTGCCACACCCTGGTCTTAAAGTTGCAACAAATCCAAATTTTGATGGGAGGTTGAATG ATATAGATGAAGATTTTAAGAAGGAACTGCGGAATTTGGTACCATTACTGCTTGCCCCTGAAAACCTGGTAGAAAAAGAGATTAGTGGATCCAAGGTGACCTGTAGAGATCTTGTAGAATACTTCAAG GCCTATATTAAAATCTATCAAGGAGAGGAGCTACCTCATCCGAAATCTATGCTGcag GCAACAGCGGAGGCAAACAATCttgctgctgtggcaggagcAAAAGACTTGTACAGTAAAGGCATGGAGCAG GTTTGTGGGGGAGATAAGCCTTACATTGCCCCATCGGACCTTGAGCGGAAGCACCAGGATTTCAGAGAGTCGGCTGTCAGGCAGTTCCGCTCGGTGAAGAAGATGGGAGGGGAGGAGTTCTGTCGGCGCTACCAGGAACAGCTTGAAGTGGAAATTGACGAGATCTATGCAAACTTTGTGAAGCACAACGATGGCAAAAACATCTTTTATGCTGCTCGTACCCCTGCCACTCTATTTGCAGTCATGTTTGCCATGTATATAACCTCAGGACTGACTGGGTTCCTTGGTATGAACTCCATAGCTACCCTGTGTAATCTCGTGCTGGGGATGGCTCTTATATCATTTTGTACTTGGGCATACGTTAAGTACTCTGGGGAATTCAGAGAAGTTGGAACAGCCATTGATCAGATCGCTGAAGCTATATGGGAACAG AGGAATCCCAGGAAG
- the ATL2 gene encoding atlastin-2 isoform X4, producing the protein MKGKHYEEEEEEDALPDSDALPDSDDDEVDLDKPRPIQIVLAHEDDHNFELDEEALEKILLQEHIKDLNIVVVSVAGAFRKGKSFLLDFMLRYMYNRTSPCWIGGNTEPLTGFTWRGGCERETTGIQIWSEVFVIDKPNGTKVAVLLMDTQGAFDSQSTIKDCATVFALSTMTSSVQVYNLSQNIQEDDLQHLQLFTEYGRLAMEEIYQKPFQTLMFLIRDWSYPYEHAYGLEGGKKFLEKRLQVKQNQHEELQNVRKHIHSCFSNLGCFLLPHPGLKVATNPNFDGRLNDIDEDFKKELRNLVPLLLAPENLVEKEISGSKVTCRDLVEYFKAYIKIYQGEELPHPKSMLQATAEANNLAAVAGAKDLYSKGMEQVCGGDKPYIAPSDLERKHQDFRESAVRQFRSVKKMGGEEFCRRYQEQLEVEIDEIYANFVKHNDGKNIFYAARTPATLFAVMFAMYITSGLTGFLGMNSIATLCNLVLGMALISFCTWAYVKYSGEFREVGTAIDQIAEAIWEQRNPRKVLKPMSDNLMEDHMRQSVKNSIKAGLTEQVSHHARLKTD; encoded by the exons ATGAAAG GTAAGCATtatgaggaagaggaggaggaggatgctctACCTGACTCAGATGCCCTGCCAGACTCTGACGACGATGAGGTGGATTTGGATAAGCCACGCCCCATACAGATTGTTCTTGCTCATGAAGATGACCATAACTTTGAATTAGATGAAGAAGCATTGGAAAAAATCTTGCTTCAGGAACACATCAAAGATCTTAACATAGTAGTTGTGTCTGTAGCAGGAGCTTTCCGCAAAGGAAAATCTTTTCTGCTGGACTTCATGCTTAGATACATGTATAACAGG ACTTCTCCTTGCTGGATAGGTGGAAACACTGAGCCATTGACTGGGTTTACATGGAGGGGTGGATGTGAACGGGAAACCACTGGCATTCAGATTTGGAGTGAAGTGTTTGTAATTGATAAACCCAATGGGACAAAG GTTGCTGTACTACTCATGGATACCCAAGGTGCCTTTGATAGCCAATCCACTATCAAAGACTGTGCAACGGTTTTTGCTCTCAGCACCATGACAAGCTCTGTCCAG GTATATAACTTGTCCCAGAATATTCAGGAAGATGACCTTCAACATTTGCAA TTGTTTACAGAATATGGACGACTAGCTATGGAAGAAATTTACCAAAAGCCGTTTCAG ACACTAATGTTCTTAATCAGAGATTGGAGTTATCCTTATGAACATGCATATGGcttggaaggaggaaaaaagttccTAGAGAAAAGATTGCAG gtaaagcaaaaccaacatgAAGAGCTACAGAATGTACGGAAGCATATTCACTCCTGTTTCAGTAATCTTGGCTGTTTCCTGTTGCCACACCCTGGTCTTAAAGTTGCAACAAATCCAAATTTTGATGGGAGGTTGAATG ATATAGATGAAGATTTTAAGAAGGAACTGCGGAATTTGGTACCATTACTGCTTGCCCCTGAAAACCTGGTAGAAAAAGAGATTAGTGGATCCAAGGTGACCTGTAGAGATCTTGTAGAATACTTCAAG GCCTATATTAAAATCTATCAAGGAGAGGAGCTACCTCATCCGAAATCTATGCTGcag GCAACAGCGGAGGCAAACAATCttgctgctgtggcaggagcAAAAGACTTGTACAGTAAAGGCATGGAGCAG GTTTGTGGGGGAGATAAGCCTTACATTGCCCCATCGGACCTTGAGCGGAAGCACCAGGATTTCAGAGAGTCGGCTGTCAGGCAGTTCCGCTCGGTGAAGAAGATGGGAGGGGAGGAGTTCTGTCGGCGCTACCAGGAACAGCTTGAAGTGGAAATTGACGAGATCTATGCAAACTTTGTGAAGCACAACGATGGCAAAAACATCTTTTATGCTGCTCGTACCCCTGCCACTCTATTTGCAGTCATGTTTGCCATGTATATAACCTCAGGACTGACTGGGTTCCTTGGTATGAACTCCATAGCTACCCTGTGTAATCTCGTGCTGGGGATGGCTCTTATATCATTTTGTACTTGGGCATACGTTAAGTACTCTGGGGAATTCAGAGAAGTTGGAACAGCCATTGATCAGATCGCTGAAGCTATATGGGAACAG AGGAATCCCAGGAAG
- the ATL2 gene encoding atlastin-2 isoform X2, whose amino-acid sequence MAERDAARRAGPARRRPDPAGKHYEEEEEEDALPDSDALPDSDDDEVDLDKPRPIQIVLAHEDDHNFELDEEALEKILLQEHIKDLNIVVVSVAGAFRKGKSFLLDFMLRYMYNRTSPCWIGGNTEPLTGFTWRGGCERETTGIQIWSEVFVIDKPNGTKVAVLLMDTQGAFDSQSTIKDCATVFALSTMTSSVQVYNLSQNIQEDDLQHLQLFTEYGRLAMEEIYQKPFQTLMFLIRDWSYPYEHAYGLEGGKKFLEKRLQVKQNQHEELQNVRKHIHSCFSNLGCFLLPHPGLKVATNPNFDGRLNDIDEDFKKELRNLVPLLLAPENLVEKEISGSKVTCRDLVEYFKAYIKIYQGEELPHPKSMLQATAEANNLAAVAGAKDLYSKGMEQVCGGDKPYIAPSDLERKHQDFRESAVRQFRSVKKMGGEEFCRRYQEQLEVEIDEIYANFVKHNDGKNIFYAARTPATLFAVMFAMYITSGLTGFLGMNSIATLCNLVLGMALISFCTWAYVKYSGEFREVGTAIDQIAEAIWEQRNPRKVFSKLFEVLRRRTIRRALTSVPRQRLSSNNNKKKN is encoded by the exons ATGGCGGAGAGGGACGCGGCGCGGcgcgcggggccggcccgccGGCGGCCTGACCCGGCAG GTAAGCATtatgaggaagaggaggaggaggatgctctACCTGACTCAGATGCCCTGCCAGACTCTGACGACGATGAGGTGGATTTGGATAAGCCACGCCCCATACAGATTGTTCTTGCTCATGAAGATGACCATAACTTTGAATTAGATGAAGAAGCATTGGAAAAAATCTTGCTTCAGGAACACATCAAAGATCTTAACATAGTAGTTGTGTCTGTAGCAGGAGCTTTCCGCAAAGGAAAATCTTTTCTGCTGGACTTCATGCTTAGATACATGTATAACAGG ACTTCTCCTTGCTGGATAGGTGGAAACACTGAGCCATTGACTGGGTTTACATGGAGGGGTGGATGTGAACGGGAAACCACTGGCATTCAGATTTGGAGTGAAGTGTTTGTAATTGATAAACCCAATGGGACAAAG GTTGCTGTACTACTCATGGATACCCAAGGTGCCTTTGATAGCCAATCCACTATCAAAGACTGTGCAACGGTTTTTGCTCTCAGCACCATGACAAGCTCTGTCCAG GTATATAACTTGTCCCAGAATATTCAGGAAGATGACCTTCAACATTTGCAA TTGTTTACAGAATATGGACGACTAGCTATGGAAGAAATTTACCAAAAGCCGTTTCAG ACACTAATGTTCTTAATCAGAGATTGGAGTTATCCTTATGAACATGCATATGGcttggaaggaggaaaaaagttccTAGAGAAAAGATTGCAG gtaaagcaaaaccaacatgAAGAGCTACAGAATGTACGGAAGCATATTCACTCCTGTTTCAGTAATCTTGGCTGTTTCCTGTTGCCACACCCTGGTCTTAAAGTTGCAACAAATCCAAATTTTGATGGGAGGTTGAATG ATATAGATGAAGATTTTAAGAAGGAACTGCGGAATTTGGTACCATTACTGCTTGCCCCTGAAAACCTGGTAGAAAAAGAGATTAGTGGATCCAAGGTGACCTGTAGAGATCTTGTAGAATACTTCAAG GCCTATATTAAAATCTATCAAGGAGAGGAGCTACCTCATCCGAAATCTATGCTGcag GCAACAGCGGAGGCAAACAATCttgctgctgtggcaggagcAAAAGACTTGTACAGTAAAGGCATGGAGCAG GTTTGTGGGGGAGATAAGCCTTACATTGCCCCATCGGACCTTGAGCGGAAGCACCAGGATTTCAGAGAGTCGGCTGTCAGGCAGTTCCGCTCGGTGAAGAAGATGGGAGGGGAGGAGTTCTGTCGGCGCTACCAGGAACAGCTTGAAGTGGAAATTGACGAGATCTATGCAAACTTTGTGAAGCACAACGATGGCAAAAACATCTTTTATGCTGCTCGTACCCCTGCCACTCTATTTGCAGTCATGTTTGCCATGTATATAACCTCAGGACTGACTGGGTTCCTTGGTATGAACTCCATAGCTACCCTGTGTAATCTCGTGCTGGGGATGGCTCTTATATCATTTTGTACTTGGGCATACGTTAAGTACTCTGGGGAATTCAGAGAAGTTGGAACAGCCATTGATCAGATCGCTGAAGCTATATGGGAACAG AGGAATCCCAGGAAG GTGTTTTCCAAACTCTTTGAAGTCCTTAGACGCCGAACGATTCGCCGTGCTCTTACATCAGTGCCGCGACAGCGACTCTCATCCAACaataacaagaagaaaaactag
- the ATL2 gene encoding atlastin-2 isoform X3, with amino-acid sequence MAERDAARRAGPARRRPDPAGKHYEEEEEEDALPDSDALPDSDDDEVDLDKPRPIQIVLAHEDDHNFELDEEALEKILLQEHIKDLNIVVVSVAGAFRKGKSFLLDFMLRYMYNRTSPCWIGGNTEPLTGFTWRGGCERETTGIQIWSEVFVIDKPNGTKVAVLLMDTQGAFDSQSTIKDCATVFALSTMTSSVQVYNLSQNIQEDDLQHLQLFTEYGRLAMEEIYQKPFQTLMFLIRDWSYPYEHAYGLEGGKKFLEKRLQVKQNQHEELQNVRKHIHSCFSNLGCFLLPHPGLKVATNPNFDGRLNDIDEDFKKELRNLVPLLLAPENLVEKEISGSKVTCRDLVEYFKAYIKIYQGEELPHPKSMLQATAEANNLAAVAGAKDLYSKGMEQVCGGDKPYIAPSDLERKHQDFRESAVRQFRSVKKMGGEEFCRRYQEQLEVEIDEIYANFVKHNDGKNIFYAARTPATLFAVMFAMYITSGLTGFLGMNSIATLCNLVLGMALISFCTWAYVKYSGEFREVGTAIDQIAEAIWEQVLKPMSDNLMEDHMRQSVKNSIKAGLTEQVSHHARLKTD; translated from the exons ATGGCGGAGAGGGACGCGGCGCGGcgcgcggggccggcccgccGGCGGCCTGACCCGGCAG GTAAGCATtatgaggaagaggaggaggaggatgctctACCTGACTCAGATGCCCTGCCAGACTCTGACGACGATGAGGTGGATTTGGATAAGCCACGCCCCATACAGATTGTTCTTGCTCATGAAGATGACCATAACTTTGAATTAGATGAAGAAGCATTGGAAAAAATCTTGCTTCAGGAACACATCAAAGATCTTAACATAGTAGTTGTGTCTGTAGCAGGAGCTTTCCGCAAAGGAAAATCTTTTCTGCTGGACTTCATGCTTAGATACATGTATAACAGG ACTTCTCCTTGCTGGATAGGTGGAAACACTGAGCCATTGACTGGGTTTACATGGAGGGGTGGATGTGAACGGGAAACCACTGGCATTCAGATTTGGAGTGAAGTGTTTGTAATTGATAAACCCAATGGGACAAAG GTTGCTGTACTACTCATGGATACCCAAGGTGCCTTTGATAGCCAATCCACTATCAAAGACTGTGCAACGGTTTTTGCTCTCAGCACCATGACAAGCTCTGTCCAG GTATATAACTTGTCCCAGAATATTCAGGAAGATGACCTTCAACATTTGCAA TTGTTTACAGAATATGGACGACTAGCTATGGAAGAAATTTACCAAAAGCCGTTTCAG ACACTAATGTTCTTAATCAGAGATTGGAGTTATCCTTATGAACATGCATATGGcttggaaggaggaaaaaagttccTAGAGAAAAGATTGCAG gtaaagcaaaaccaacatgAAGAGCTACAGAATGTACGGAAGCATATTCACTCCTGTTTCAGTAATCTTGGCTGTTTCCTGTTGCCACACCCTGGTCTTAAAGTTGCAACAAATCCAAATTTTGATGGGAGGTTGAATG ATATAGATGAAGATTTTAAGAAGGAACTGCGGAATTTGGTACCATTACTGCTTGCCCCTGAAAACCTGGTAGAAAAAGAGATTAGTGGATCCAAGGTGACCTGTAGAGATCTTGTAGAATACTTCAAG GCCTATATTAAAATCTATCAAGGAGAGGAGCTACCTCATCCGAAATCTATGCTGcag GCAACAGCGGAGGCAAACAATCttgctgctgtggcaggagcAAAAGACTTGTACAGTAAAGGCATGGAGCAG GTTTGTGGGGGAGATAAGCCTTACATTGCCCCATCGGACCTTGAGCGGAAGCACCAGGATTTCAGAGAGTCGGCTGTCAGGCAGTTCCGCTCGGTGAAGAAGATGGGAGGGGAGGAGTTCTGTCGGCGCTACCAGGAACAGCTTGAAGTGGAAATTGACGAGATCTATGCAAACTTTGTGAAGCACAACGATGGCAAAAACATCTTTTATGCTGCTCGTACCCCTGCCACTCTATTTGCAGTCATGTTTGCCATGTATATAACCTCAGGACTGACTGGGTTCCTTGGTATGAACTCCATAGCTACCCTGTGTAATCTCGTGCTGGGGATGGCTCTTATATCATTTTGTACTTGGGCATACGTTAAGTACTCTGGGGAATTCAGAGAAGTTGGAACAGCCATTGATCAGATCGCTGAAGCTATATGGGAACAG
- the ATL2 gene encoding atlastin-2 isoform X5, producing the protein MLRYMYNRTSPCWIGGNTEPLTGFTWRGGCERETTGIQIWSEVFVIDKPNGTKVAVLLMDTQGAFDSQSTIKDCATVFALSTMTSSVQVYNLSQNIQEDDLQHLQLFTEYGRLAMEEIYQKPFQTLMFLIRDWSYPYEHAYGLEGGKKFLEKRLQVKQNQHEELQNVRKHIHSCFSNLGCFLLPHPGLKVATNPNFDGRLNDIDEDFKKELRNLVPLLLAPENLVEKEISGSKVTCRDLVEYFKAYIKIYQGEELPHPKSMLQATAEANNLAAVAGAKDLYSKGMEQVCGGDKPYIAPSDLERKHQDFRESAVRQFRSVKKMGGEEFCRRYQEQLEVEIDEIYANFVKHNDGKNIFYAARTPATLFAVMFAMYITSGLTGFLGMNSIATLCNLVLGMALISFCTWAYVKYSGEFREVGTAIDQIAEAIWEQRNPRKVLKPMSDNLMEDHMRQSVKNSIKAGLTEQVSHHARLKTD; encoded by the exons ATGCTTAGATACATGTATAACAGG ACTTCTCCTTGCTGGATAGGTGGAAACACTGAGCCATTGACTGGGTTTACATGGAGGGGTGGATGTGAACGGGAAACCACTGGCATTCAGATTTGGAGTGAAGTGTTTGTAATTGATAAACCCAATGGGACAAAG GTTGCTGTACTACTCATGGATACCCAAGGTGCCTTTGATAGCCAATCCACTATCAAAGACTGTGCAACGGTTTTTGCTCTCAGCACCATGACAAGCTCTGTCCAG GTATATAACTTGTCCCAGAATATTCAGGAAGATGACCTTCAACATTTGCAA TTGTTTACAGAATATGGACGACTAGCTATGGAAGAAATTTACCAAAAGCCGTTTCAG ACACTAATGTTCTTAATCAGAGATTGGAGTTATCCTTATGAACATGCATATGGcttggaaggaggaaaaaagttccTAGAGAAAAGATTGCAG gtaaagcaaaaccaacatgAAGAGCTACAGAATGTACGGAAGCATATTCACTCCTGTTTCAGTAATCTTGGCTGTTTCCTGTTGCCACACCCTGGTCTTAAAGTTGCAACAAATCCAAATTTTGATGGGAGGTTGAATG ATATAGATGAAGATTTTAAGAAGGAACTGCGGAATTTGGTACCATTACTGCTTGCCCCTGAAAACCTGGTAGAAAAAGAGATTAGTGGATCCAAGGTGACCTGTAGAGATCTTGTAGAATACTTCAAG GCCTATATTAAAATCTATCAAGGAGAGGAGCTACCTCATCCGAAATCTATGCTGcag GCAACAGCGGAGGCAAACAATCttgctgctgtggcaggagcAAAAGACTTGTACAGTAAAGGCATGGAGCAG GTTTGTGGGGGAGATAAGCCTTACATTGCCCCATCGGACCTTGAGCGGAAGCACCAGGATTTCAGAGAGTCGGCTGTCAGGCAGTTCCGCTCGGTGAAGAAGATGGGAGGGGAGGAGTTCTGTCGGCGCTACCAGGAACAGCTTGAAGTGGAAATTGACGAGATCTATGCAAACTTTGTGAAGCACAACGATGGCAAAAACATCTTTTATGCTGCTCGTACCCCTGCCACTCTATTTGCAGTCATGTTTGCCATGTATATAACCTCAGGACTGACTGGGTTCCTTGGTATGAACTCCATAGCTACCCTGTGTAATCTCGTGCTGGGGATGGCTCTTATATCATTTTGTACTTGGGCATACGTTAAGTACTCTGGGGAATTCAGAGAAGTTGGAACAGCCATTGATCAGATCGCTGAAGCTATATGGGAACAG AGGAATCCCAGGAAG